Proteins from a single region of Hymenobacter aquaticus:
- the recQ gene encoding DNA helicase RecQ: protein MLFAPEPLAPTLASARKVLKQYYGYDTFRPMQESIIANIMSGKDTVVLMPTGGGKSVCFQVPAVVQEGVCVVVSPLIALMKDQVEALKANGIPAEYINSSVGQSEQNSIASDCLNGYLKLLYVSPEKLVSPGFIQFLQRLRISMFAIDEAHCISSWGHDFRPEYTQLRILREQFPRVPIIALTATADRLTQRDIQQQLRMHEPQVFLSSFDRPNLNLIVRPGQNRVGSIVEFVTARPSEAGIVYCLSRKQCETLAQKLKEKGVRAGHYHAGMTPNQRASVQEAFLRDDLQVIVATIAFGMGIDKSNVRWVIHYNLPKNIEGYYQEIGRAGRDGAPATAVLYYSFADVMSLRDMLTKDADPRLSQLSLTKLERMQQFAEAASCRRKILLNYFGETLPQDCGNCDICRNPPTTFDGTELAQKALSAVVRMREKAPIGLLIDVLRGMRNQAIIQGGYEQIKTYGAGRDLPYLDWYSYIHQMLNDGLLYIAYEEGYALKITDLGKQVLQGQRQLPMKKFQPAEKAEKQPRGKKAASTAGVPTDAATQLFERLRQLRKRIADEQNVPPYVIFTDTTLQEMAAERPVTRTAMLAIGGVGMKKFENYGEVFIKAILEYGGAPNPADTEDNDEDEDGLPSATRKPRRPREAGDTHENTLQLHRAGLSIDEIAERRNLAASTIRAHIETLYAKGHAIRLEEFLSQSEYAEITTARAQLGGEPQLRDLFDHLREKYDYFKLRLAALYQKRLKG from the coding sequence ATGTTATTTGCCCCCGAACCCCTCGCGCCCACGCTGGCTTCCGCCCGCAAGGTCCTCAAGCAGTATTACGGTTACGATACCTTCCGGCCCATGCAGGAAAGCATCATTGCCAACATCATGAGCGGCAAGGATACCGTGGTGCTCATGCCCACCGGGGGCGGCAAATCGGTGTGCTTCCAGGTGCCGGCCGTGGTGCAGGAAGGCGTCTGCGTGGTCGTCTCGCCCCTTATTGCCCTGATGAAGGACCAGGTCGAGGCCCTCAAGGCCAACGGTATTCCGGCCGAGTACATCAACAGCAGCGTGGGCCAGAGCGAGCAGAACAGCATTGCCTCCGACTGCCTCAACGGCTACCTCAAGCTGCTCTACGTCAGCCCCGAAAAGCTGGTCTCGCCGGGCTTCATCCAGTTTTTGCAGCGCCTGCGCATCAGCATGTTCGCCATCGACGAGGCCCACTGCATCTCGTCCTGGGGCCACGACTTCCGCCCCGAGTACACCCAGCTGCGGATATTGCGCGAGCAGTTTCCGCGGGTGCCCATCATTGCCCTCACCGCCACCGCCGACCGCCTCACCCAGCGCGACATCCAGCAGCAGCTGCGCATGCACGAGCCCCAGGTGTTTCTGTCCAGCTTCGACCGGCCCAACCTCAACCTCATCGTGCGCCCCGGCCAGAACCGGGTGGGCAGCATCGTGGAGTTCGTCACGGCTAGGCCCTCGGAGGCCGGCATCGTATACTGCCTCTCGCGCAAGCAGTGCGAAACCCTGGCCCAGAAGCTCAAGGAAAAAGGCGTGCGCGCCGGCCACTACCACGCCGGCATGACGCCCAACCAGCGCGCCAGCGTGCAGGAAGCCTTTCTGCGCGACGATCTGCAGGTTATCGTGGCTACCATTGCCTTCGGCATGGGCATCGACAAAAGCAACGTGCGCTGGGTGATTCACTACAACCTGCCCAAGAACATCGAGGGCTACTACCAGGAAATCGGGCGGGCCGGGCGCGACGGGGCCCCGGCCACGGCCGTGCTTTACTACAGCTTTGCCGACGTGATGAGCCTGCGCGACATGCTCACCAAGGACGCCGATCCGCGCCTCTCCCAGCTCAGCCTGACCAAGCTGGAGCGCATGCAGCAATTTGCCGAAGCGGCCTCGTGCCGCCGCAAGATCCTGCTCAACTACTTCGGCGAAACCCTGCCCCAGGACTGCGGCAACTGCGACATCTGCCGCAACCCGCCCACCACCTTCGACGGCACCGAGCTGGCCCAGAAGGCTTTGTCGGCCGTGGTACGCATGCGCGAGAAAGCACCCATCGGCCTGCTCATCGACGTGCTGCGGGGCATGCGCAACCAGGCCATCATCCAGGGCGGCTACGAGCAGATCAAAACCTACGGCGCGGGCCGCGACCTGCCCTATCTGGACTGGTACAGCTACATCCACCAGATGCTCAACGACGGCCTGCTCTACATTGCCTACGAGGAAGGCTACGCGCTGAAAATCACGGACCTGGGCAAGCAGGTGCTGCAAGGCCAGCGCCAGCTGCCGATGAAGAAGTTTCAGCCCGCCGAAAAAGCCGAAAAGCAGCCCCGGGGCAAGAAAGCCGCCAGCACCGCCGGCGTGCCCACCGATGCCGCCACCCAGCTGTTCGAGCGGCTGCGGCAGCTGCGCAAGCGGATTGCCGACGAGCAGAACGTGCCCCCGTACGTCATCTTCACCGATACCACGCTCCAGGAAATGGCGGCCGAGCGGCCCGTCACGCGCACGGCCATGCTGGCCATCGGCGGCGTGGGCATGAAGAAGTTCGAGAACTACGGCGAGGTCTTTATCAAAGCTATTTTGGAGTACGGCGGCGCGCCCAACCCGGCCGATACCGAGGATAACGACGAAGACGAGGACGGCCTGCCCAGCGCCACCCGCAAGCCCCGCCGCCCCCGCGAAGCCGGCGACACCCACGAAAACACCCTCCAGCTGCACCGCGCCGGCCTGAGCATCGACGAAATTGCCGAGCGCCGCAACTTGGCCGCCAGCACCATCCGGGCCCACATCGAGACGCTCTACGCCAAGGGCCACGCCATCCGCCTCGAAGAATTCCTGAGCCAGAGCGAGTACGCCGAAATCACCACCGCCCGGGCCCAGCTCGGCGGTGAGCCCCAGCTGCGCGACCTGTTCGACCACCTGCGCGAGAAGTACGACTACTTCAAGCTCCGACTGGCTGCCCTTTACCAAAAGCGGCTGAAAGGATAA
- a CDS encoding alpha-amylase family glycosyl hydrolase, with protein MKKTLYTLLLAATLPLTAPAQSITRVNPTNWWVGMKTSNVQLLVYGPQAGTLTYSINYPGVKLLKASPVENPNYIFLDLAISAAAKPGTVSIVGKKGTQTVTQKWELLARDNSPKGQGVTQADFIYLAMPDRFANGDPSNDKFADMADPNMDRANPFFRHGGDLQGAARRIGYLQDLGVTAVWFTPVIENNQGLTNEGNTMRAAYHGYGFTDHYTVDKRLGGNAAYKAYVQQAHAAGLKVVQDAVYNHVGNNHWFIQDLPMKSWVHQWPAYTNTSYRQQPITDPHAAQIDRNVTLNGWFVPFLPDLDQQNPYVANFLIQHAIWSVETFGVDAWRIDTYMYNDQPFMNRCNAALLAEYPKIHIFGESAVSNVVDQAYYVRNKIDFPFKSNQPGGLDFVLENAMLAGLKEVGTPAATGWDNAAQRVYQALAQDAVYQDPTRLVTFIDNHDHNRFLSEVGEDFDRYKLGLTWLLTTRGIPSMYYGTEILMKNFKDPTDAEVRKDFPGGWPGDKDDKFTAAGRSARENEAFQFVKTLAAYRKAHPALHSGKLMQYLPENGLYVYFRYDASGTVMVASNTTDKPATLPTARFSERMSGFTKARNVLTGETLGSLTTLQLPAKTALVLELGK; from the coding sequence ATGAAGAAAACACTCTATACGCTGCTGCTGGCCGCAACTTTACCGCTGACGGCCCCGGCCCAGTCCATTACCCGCGTAAACCCGACCAACTGGTGGGTGGGCATGAAAACCAGCAACGTGCAGCTGCTCGTGTACGGTCCGCAGGCCGGCACCCTGACGTACAGCATCAACTACCCGGGGGTGAAGCTGCTGAAGGCCAGCCCGGTGGAGAATCCCAACTACATCTTCCTGGATCTGGCCATCAGCGCGGCGGCCAAGCCCGGCACGGTGAGCATCGTGGGCAAGAAAGGCACCCAGACCGTGACGCAGAAGTGGGAGCTGCTGGCCCGCGACAATAGCCCGAAAGGGCAGGGCGTGACCCAGGCCGACTTTATCTACCTGGCCATGCCCGACCGGTTTGCCAACGGCGACCCCAGCAACGACAAGTTTGCCGATATGGCCGACCCGAACATGGACCGCGCCAACCCGTTTTTCCGCCACGGCGGCGACTTGCAGGGCGCGGCCCGGCGCATCGGCTACCTCCAGGATCTGGGCGTGACGGCCGTGTGGTTTACGCCCGTCATCGAGAATAACCAGGGCCTGACCAACGAGGGCAACACCATGCGCGCGGCCTACCACGGCTATGGCTTCACCGACCACTACACCGTGGACAAGCGCCTGGGCGGCAACGCGGCCTACAAGGCGTACGTGCAGCAGGCCCACGCCGCCGGCCTCAAGGTGGTGCAGGACGCGGTGTACAACCACGTGGGCAACAACCACTGGTTTATTCAGGATTTGCCGATGAAAAGCTGGGTGCACCAGTGGCCCGCCTACACCAATACCAGTTACCGGCAGCAGCCCATTACCGACCCCCACGCCGCCCAGATTGACCGCAACGTGACGCTGAACGGCTGGTTTGTGCCCTTCCTGCCCGACCTCGACCAGCAGAACCCCTACGTGGCCAACTTCCTGATTCAGCACGCCATCTGGTCGGTGGAAACCTTCGGCGTGGACGCCTGGCGCATCGACACCTACATGTACAACGACCAGCCCTTCATGAACCGCTGCAACGCGGCTTTGCTGGCCGAGTACCCCAAGATTCACATCTTCGGCGAGTCGGCGGTGAGCAACGTGGTAGACCAGGCGTACTACGTCAGGAACAAGATTGATTTTCCCTTCAAGTCCAACCAGCCCGGCGGCCTGGATTTCGTGCTGGAAAACGCCATGCTGGCCGGCCTGAAGGAAGTGGGCACGCCCGCCGCCACCGGCTGGGACAACGCCGCCCAGCGCGTGTACCAGGCCCTGGCCCAGGACGCGGTGTACCAGGACCCCACCCGGCTCGTGACCTTTATCGACAACCACGACCACAACCGGTTTCTGTCGGAAGTGGGGGAGGACTTCGACCGGTATAAGCTGGGCCTGACCTGGCTGCTGACCACCCGGGGCATTCCGAGCATGTATTACGGCACCGAAATTCTGATGAAGAACTTCAAGGACCCCACCGATGCCGAGGTGCGCAAGGACTTTCCGGGCGGCTGGCCCGGCGACAAGGACGACAAGTTCACGGCTGCCGGCCGCTCGGCCAGGGAAAACGAGGCCTTCCAGTTCGTGAAAACCCTGGCCGCCTACCGCAAAGCTCACCCGGCCCTGCACAGCGGCAAGCTGATGCAGTACCTGCCCGAAAACGGCCTCTACGTGTACTTCCGCTACGACGCCTCGGGCACCGTGATGGTGGCCTCCAACACCACCGACAAGCCCGCCACGCTGCCCACGGCCCGCTTTTCGGAACGGATGAGCGGCTTCACCAAGGCCCGCAACGTGCTGACCGGCGAAACCCTCGGCAGCCTGACGACCTTGCAGCTGCCGGCCAAAACGGCCCTGGTGCTGGAGCTGGGTAAGTAG
- the murB gene encoding UDP-N-acetylmuramate dehydrogenase, whose protein sequence is MASAPALEHHVSLLPYNTFGIDAKARLFARFRSVEELRALLALPEVQQTEKLVLGGGSNLLFTQDFDGVVLKNEITGLEIIAQDEAQDTALVRAGAGESWHGLVQYALSQNLSGIENLSLIPGTVGAAPLQNIGAYGAELKDTFDHLEAVEISSGQLRTFTHEQCGFGYRESVFKGPLRNQYIVTGVVLQLRRKHQLNVSYGAISTTLADMGIETEPTPHDVSEAVIQIRRSKLPDPAQIGNAGSFFKNPEISQAKYDELKAQYADLPGYPVPGGVKVPAAWLIEQCGWKGRRFGAHGVHDRQALVLVNHGGAQGSAIRDLAHEIIASVREKFGVELHPEVNIL, encoded by the coding sequence ATGGCTTCGGCTCCCGCTCTCGAACACCACGTTTCCCTGCTTCCCTACAACACCTTCGGCATCGACGCCAAGGCCCGCCTGTTTGCCCGCTTCCGCTCGGTGGAGGAGCTGCGGGCCCTGCTGGCGTTGCCCGAGGTGCAGCAGACCGAAAAGCTGGTGCTGGGCGGCGGCTCCAACCTGCTCTTCACCCAGGACTTCGACGGCGTGGTGCTCAAAAACGAGATTACCGGCCTCGAAATCATTGCCCAGGACGAAGCCCAGGATACCGCCCTGGTACGGGCCGGGGCCGGCGAGTCGTGGCACGGGCTGGTGCAGTACGCCCTGAGCCAGAACCTGAGCGGCATCGAAAACCTGTCGTTGATTCCCGGCACGGTGGGCGCGGCGCCCTTGCAGAACATCGGGGCCTACGGGGCCGAGCTGAAAGACACCTTCGACCACCTCGAAGCCGTGGAAATCAGCTCCGGGCAGCTGCGCACCTTCACCCACGAGCAGTGCGGCTTCGGCTACCGCGAAAGTGTGTTTAAGGGCCCGCTGCGCAACCAGTACATCGTCACCGGCGTGGTGTTGCAGCTGCGGCGCAAGCACCAGCTCAACGTCAGCTACGGGGCCATCAGCACCACGCTGGCCGACATGGGCATCGAAACCGAGCCCACGCCCCACGACGTGAGCGAGGCCGTCATCCAGATCCGGCGCAGCAAGCTCCCCGACCCGGCCCAGATCGGCAACGCGGGCAGCTTTTTCAAAAACCCGGAAATATCCCAGGCCAAGTACGACGAGCTTAAGGCCCAGTACGCCGATTTGCCCGGCTACCCCGTGCCCGGCGGCGTGAAGGTGCCCGCCGCCTGGCTGATCGAGCAGTGCGGCTGGAAAGGCCGCCGCTTCGGGGCCCACGGCGTCCACGACCGGCAGGCGCTGGTGCTCGTCAACCACGGCGGGGCGCAGGGCAGCGCCATTCGGGATCTGGCCCACGAAATTATTGCCTCCGTGCGGGAGAAGTTCGGCGTGGAGCTGCACCCCGAGGTTAACATTTTGTAA
- a CDS encoding sugar MFS transporter, translated as MAAPVSSSSAASASTATRSYAGPMLLMTTLFFLFGAVTNFNDVLMPYLKDVCQLTDLQSSLVQSAFFGAYFLMSLPAGKVLERIGFKRGIVLGLLVMAFGAMLFVPAANSRTFGLFLLALSLLGAGVTLLQVAANPYVSVLGPARTAASRVSIVGVANGLGGTISPLIGGLILFGGSAVLKAQLAALPLEQRLTQEATLVKPLYLGLALFLALLAVLFFLVRLPEIESIPADEEATLAAEAGTAGRRSALDYRHLALGVGAIFMYVGVEVGLGSFLIRYGESQNITQLSGFTQQLVRGLSVATGWAGALFGHAPEPIDTNTGFTKAVGAVLVSSYWFGLMVGRIIGIPLLSRFNARKLLVGVCAAGTFFVLASIFNHGETALWLVVLCGLCNSIIWPVVFPLAITGLGRFTKQGSSYLIMAIVGGAIIPPLMGWVATNGGGLRVAFVLPALCYAYLLFYSLRGYRVR; from the coding sequence ATGGCCGCTCCCGTTTCCTCTTCCTCCGCCGCTTCCGCCAGCACCGCTACCCGCTCCTACGCCGGGCCCATGCTGCTGATGACCACCCTGTTTTTCCTGTTCGGGGCCGTCACCAACTTCAACGACGTGCTCATGCCCTACCTCAAGGACGTGTGCCAGCTCACCGACTTGCAGTCGTCCTTGGTGCAGTCGGCGTTTTTCGGGGCCTATTTTCTGATGTCGTTGCCGGCGGGCAAAGTGCTGGAGCGCATCGGCTTCAAGCGCGGTATCGTGCTGGGCTTGCTGGTTATGGCCTTCGGGGCCATGCTGTTTGTGCCGGCCGCCAACTCGCGCACGTTTGGCTTGTTCCTACTGGCTTTGAGCTTGCTCGGCGCGGGCGTCACGTTGCTACAGGTGGCCGCCAACCCCTACGTGAGCGTGCTGGGGCCGGCCCGCACGGCGGCCAGCCGGGTGAGCATCGTGGGCGTAGCCAACGGCCTGGGCGGCACCATTTCCCCGCTGATTGGCGGCCTGATCTTGTTCGGCGGCTCGGCCGTGCTAAAGGCCCAGCTGGCGGCCCTGCCCCTGGAGCAGCGCCTGACGCAGGAAGCCACGCTGGTCAAGCCCCTGTACTTGGGTCTGGCTTTGTTTCTGGCCCTGCTGGCCGTGCTGTTTTTCCTGGTGCGCCTGCCCGAAATCGAGAGTATCCCGGCCGATGAGGAAGCCACCCTGGCCGCCGAAGCCGGCACCGCCGGCCGCCGCTCCGCCCTCGACTACCGCCACCTGGCCCTGGGCGTGGGGGCCATTTTCATGTACGTGGGCGTGGAAGTGGGCCTGGGCTCCTTCCTGATTCGCTACGGCGAAAGTCAGAACATCACCCAGCTCAGCGGCTTCACTCAGCAGCTGGTACGCGGCCTGAGCGTGGCCACGGGTTGGGCCGGGGCCCTGTTTGGCCACGCCCCCGAACCGATTGATACCAACACGGGCTTCACCAAGGCCGTAGGTGCCGTGCTGGTGTCATCGTACTGGTTTGGGTTGATGGTGGGCCGCATTATCGGCATTCCGCTGCTCAGCCGCTTCAATGCCCGCAAGCTGCTGGTGGGCGTGTGCGCGGCCGGCACCTTCTTCGTACTGGCTTCCATTTTCAACCACGGCGAAACGGCCCTGTGGCTGGTGGTGCTCTGCGGCCTGTGCAACTCCATTATCTGGCCCGTGGTGTTTCCCTTGGCCATTACCGGCCTGGGCCGCTTCACCAAGCAGGGCTCCTCCTACCTGATTATGGCCATCGTCGGCGGGGCCATCATTCCGCCCCTCATGGGCTGGGTGGCCACCAACGGCGGCGGGCTGCGCGTGGCGTTTGTGCTGCCGGCGCTGTGCTATGCCTATCTGCTGTTTTACAGCCTGCGCGGCTACCGGGTGCGGTAG
- a CDS encoding DUF2306 domain-containing protein: protein MLSSLTFPRLLQWLAGAAVAAFTLLMGTKVWPYLSFEPGIHFLTTKSEATNGSGLFRLGFYVHITSSLWVLAAGLAQFFPRLFRGRAVWHHRLGKLYIVSVLALAGPSGLILAGFANGGLVAKVGFALQCVVWWLSTWQAYRLARQRRWEPHTEWMIRSFAVTLAALSLRSESYLLYYAFGTKPIETYLTVTWLSWTGNLVLAEVLIQLGAARRLVRSFHATPAR from the coding sequence ATGCTTTCCTCTCTGACTTTCCCGCGCCTGCTGCAGTGGCTGGCTGGCGCGGCCGTCGCTGCTTTTACCCTGCTGATGGGCACCAAAGTGTGGCCCTACCTGTCGTTTGAGCCCGGCATCCATTTCCTGACTACCAAGTCGGAGGCTACCAACGGCAGCGGGCTGTTTCGGCTGGGCTTCTACGTGCACATCACCAGCAGCCTGTGGGTGCTGGCGGCGGGGCTGGCCCAGTTTTTTCCGCGCCTGTTTCGGGGCCGCGCCGTGTGGCACCACCGTCTGGGCAAGCTCTACATCGTTTCGGTGCTGGCGCTGGCCGGGCCTTCGGGCCTGATTCTGGCCGGCTTCGCCAACGGCGGGCTGGTGGCCAAAGTGGGCTTCGCGCTGCAGTGCGTGGTGTGGTGGCTGAGCACCTGGCAGGCCTACCGCCTGGCCCGACAGCGTCGCTGGGAGCCTCACACCGAGTGGATGATCCGCAGCTTCGCCGTGACGCTGGCCGCCCTGAGTCTGCGCTCGGAAAGCTACCTGCTCTACTACGCCTTCGGTACCAAGCCCATCGAAACATACCTCACCGTCACCTGGCTGTCGTGGACGGGTAACCTGGTGCTGGCCGAAGTCCTGATTCAGCTGGGCGCGGCGCGGCGGCTGGTGCGCTCCTTCCATGCTACCCCGGCCCGCTAA
- a CDS encoding THUMP domain-containing class I SAM-dependent RNA methyltransferase — protein MTATTQFGLEEVLAQELRALGAKIEKVGQRAIEFTGTKQLLYEANLWCRTAVRILKPFAGFYARDEKALYREVGRIDWQDYIRPDQTFAITAVVNKSTFEHSLYVAQLTKDAIVDQFRNRTGSRPSVDVKNPDIRLHLHMIENDVVLSLDASGDSLHRRGYRQQTNVAPLNEALAAGIILLTGWDGKKPFIDPMCGSGTLLTEAALIAQRIAPGLYHQGKFSFQNWADFDQSLWDSVLMDARSARIEEPQAYLAGSDLSREYIELARENVAAADLEDYIRLGVRDVKDAQAPKNEPAGIVVSNPPYGERIGEEAQMEALYKTIGDTLKTGFQGYDAYLFTGNLEAAKRVGLKASRRIPLFNGPIDCRLLKYELYQGTRKVSKPE, from the coding sequence ATGACTGCCACCACCCAGTTTGGCCTGGAAGAAGTCTTGGCCCAGGAGCTGCGGGCCCTGGGCGCCAAAATCGAGAAAGTGGGGCAGCGGGCCATTGAATTTACCGGCACCAAGCAACTGCTCTACGAGGCTAACCTCTGGTGCCGCACCGCCGTGCGCATCCTCAAGCCCTTCGCCGGCTTCTACGCCCGCGACGAAAAAGCCCTCTACCGCGAAGTCGGCCGCATCGACTGGCAGGACTACATCCGTCCCGACCAGACCTTCGCCATTACCGCCGTGGTCAACAAGTCCACCTTCGAGCACTCCCTGTATGTGGCCCAGCTCACCAAGGATGCCATTGTGGATCAGTTCCGCAACCGCACCGGCTCCCGGCCCAGCGTCGACGTGAAGAACCCCGACATCCGCCTGCACCTGCACATGATTGAGAATGACGTGGTGCTCAGCCTCGATGCCTCGGGCGACTCGCTGCACCGCCGCGGCTACCGGCAGCAAACCAACGTGGCCCCGCTGAACGAGGCCCTGGCCGCCGGCATCATCCTGCTCACCGGCTGGGACGGCAAAAAGCCCTTTATCGACCCCATGTGCGGCTCGGGCACCCTGCTCACCGAGGCCGCTCTTATTGCCCAGCGCATTGCGCCCGGCCTGTATCACCAGGGTAAGTTCAGCTTCCAGAACTGGGCCGACTTCGACCAGTCGCTCTGGGATTCGGTGCTGATGGACGCCCGCAGCGCCCGGATCGAGGAGCCCCAGGCCTACCTGGCCGGATCCGATTTGTCGCGCGAGTACATCGAGCTGGCCCGGGAAAACGTGGCCGCTGCCGATTTGGAGGACTACATCCGCCTTGGGGTGCGCGACGTGAAAGACGCCCAGGCCCCCAAGAATGAGCCCGCCGGCATCGTGGTGTCGAACCCGCCCTATGGGGAGCGGATCGGGGAGGAGGCCCAGATGGAGGCCCTCTACAAAACCATCGGCGACACGCTCAAAACCGGCTTCCAGGGCTACGACGCGTACTTGTTCACCGGCAACCTGGAAGCCGCCAAGCGCGTGGGACTGAAAGCCTCCCGCCGCATCCCGCTCTTCAACGGCCCCATCGACTGCCGCCTGCTGAAGTACGAATTGTACCAGGGCACCCGCAAGGTTTCGAAGCCGGAGTAG
- a CDS encoding fibronectin type III domain-containing protein, which yields MKTLTLLALLASGATSAYAQTPATLSAARTAGPGATVTIRGTVSNGPELGGLRYVQDKDAGLAAYSLSAPGFSSLVLGDSVELRGTLKNYNGLLEMDPISSVKVLAKNRRLSIVEMPAADLTKAFAEAYEGRLVKIKGVSGLTTMNGSPLAAMNGNSNYLINGQKGTQIRVNTASNGDNGLVGKPVPVGEFDLVGVVSQFAPNGTGGYQILPRLYTDFILGGGLPNVMGEPVPTEMSRTGFTVTFQTQNPGDTKVEYGKTSALGTVVANATPTTKHNISLTDLQPGTVYYVKVSSTNAVGTSSSPAVPMITDTKKRSTPRTRTTEGAE from the coding sequence ATGAAAACCCTTACTCTCCTGGCGCTGCTGGCAAGCGGCGCAACCAGCGCCTACGCGCAAACCCCCGCCACCCTCTCCGCTGCCCGCACCGCCGGCCCCGGCGCTACGGTTACCATCCGGGGTACGGTCAGCAACGGTCCCGAGCTGGGTGGCCTGCGCTACGTGCAGGACAAGGACGCCGGCCTGGCCGCCTACTCGCTTAGTGCCCCCGGCTTTTCGTCCCTGGTGCTGGGCGACAGTGTGGAGCTGCGCGGCACGCTCAAGAACTACAACGGCCTGCTGGAAATGGACCCCATCAGCTCGGTGAAGGTGCTGGCCAAAAACCGCCGCCTGAGCATCGTGGAGATGCCCGCCGCCGACCTGACCAAGGCATTTGCCGAAGCCTACGAAGGCCGCCTGGTGAAAATCAAGGGCGTCTCGGGCCTGACCACGATGAACGGCTCCCCGCTGGCGGCCATGAACGGCAACAGCAACTACCTGATCAACGGGCAGAAAGGCACCCAGATCCGCGTCAACACGGCCTCCAACGGCGACAATGGCCTGGTGGGCAAGCCCGTGCCGGTCGGCGAGTTCGACCTGGTGGGCGTGGTCAGCCAGTTTGCACCCAACGGCACCGGCGGCTACCAGATTCTGCCCCGCCTCTACACCGACTTCATTCTCGGCGGCGGCCTGCCCAACGTGATGGGCGAGCCGGTGCCTACGGAAATGAGCCGCACCGGCTTCACCGTCACGTTCCAGACCCAGAACCCCGGCGACACGAAGGTGGAGTACGGCAAAACCTCGGCCCTGGGCACAGTGGTGGCCAACGCCACGCCTACCACCAAGCACAACATCTCCCTGACCGACTTGCAGCCCGGCACGGTGTACTACGTGAAGGTGTCGTCGACCAACGCGGTGGGCACCTCCTCCTCGCCGGCCGTGCCCATGATTACGGACACCAAGAAGCGTTCTACGCCCCGCACCCGCACCACCGAGGGGGCCGAATAA
- a CDS encoding SDR family oxidoreductase has product MSDQPSIFPPQHQDVRAGQPGIEAKMTPEPEHIRATYQGAGKLRDKVALITGGDSGIGRAVAVHYAREGADLAIVYFPTEQEDAEKTQQLVQAEGRRCLLLAGDLRERPFCQHIVERTVAEYGKLNVLVNNAAEQTWHDDFADLEDDELDSIFNLNIIAMFRITRAALPHLHEGDSVINTASVNAYKGNEQLIDYTSTKGAIVAFTRALSLQLIKKGIRVNAVAPGPIWTPFVTGIGLLKLPLFGHNVPMGRAGQPSEVAPSYVFLASEDASYFSGQVLHPNGGDVVNG; this is encoded by the coding sequence ATGTCTGATCAACCCAGTATTTTTCCGCCCCAGCACCAGGACGTGCGGGCCGGCCAGCCCGGCATTGAAGCCAAAATGACGCCCGAGCCCGAGCACATCCGCGCCACCTACCAGGGCGCCGGCAAGCTCCGGGATAAAGTGGCCCTGATTACCGGCGGCGACTCCGGCATCGGCCGGGCCGTGGCCGTGCACTACGCCCGCGAGGGCGCCGACCTGGCCATCGTGTATTTCCCCACCGAGCAGGAAGACGCCGAGAAAACCCAGCAGCTGGTGCAGGCCGAGGGCCGCCGCTGCCTGCTGCTGGCCGGCGACCTGCGGGAGCGGCCCTTCTGCCAGCACATCGTGGAGCGCACCGTGGCCGAGTACGGCAAGCTCAACGTGCTGGTCAACAACGCAGCCGAGCAAACCTGGCACGACGACTTCGCCGACCTCGAGGACGATGAGCTTGACAGCATTTTCAACCTCAACATCATTGCTATGTTCCGCATCACGCGGGCGGCGCTGCCCCACCTGCACGAGGGCGACTCGGTCATCAACACGGCCTCGGTGAATGCCTACAAGGGCAACGAGCAGCTCATCGACTACACCTCCACTAAGGGCGCCATCGTCGCGTTTACCCGGGCCTTGTCCTTGCAGCTCATCAAGAAGGGCATCCGCGTCAACGCCGTGGCCCCGGGCCCGATCTGGACCCCGTTCGTGACGGGTATCGGGCTGCTCAAGCTGCCCCTGTTCGGCCACAACGTGCCGATGGGCCGGGCCGGGCAGCCCTCGGAAGTGGCCCCGTCCTACGTGTTTTTGGCCTCGGAAGACGCCTCCTACTTCTCCGGGCAGGTGCTCCACCCCAACGGCGGCGACGTCGTCAACGGCTAA